GTAAACCTCACCTTGTATGTATATTAGTGATAGCATATAGGAGGATTTACACTTTCAGATTATTATCGGTGCTAGCTACatccttatttttaataaacCATATTGCactttttataggaaaaagATAAAGGAAAACAGAGAACGCAAAACGGAAAGGGTGTTGAAAGCATTTTCTATTTGAATCTCATAGgtaaaagaaccaaaagaaaactTTCATTTgcttataaaattatgtttacAACGATTTTTTCCAAATCATATAATTTCCTTTTCCTTGTTCTATAGTATAATACCACCCGTGTGTCTTATTCTTTCCAAACGTGGCCAAATATACTTGGGTTTAGACCTTCGTGTGGTGGCTTTCACAATGAATTGCATacgcatctttttttttttttttttttttcttataaaattttaacttatgcCGACTGTTTCtaataattgtattttttatcattaaactaagataccaatcagtttttggtgtagatggaaattgaatctcaaatctcttattcaactattaaagattttactaattgagttaactaAAACCACTACGGCATTCTATctctatttgtttatttttctaattcatgCACTAGAATATTCATAAGGTAATATTCCtaggaaattgatatttttttgattCTTCGGACTGCTATGAATTCTTGTGTTTAAATTACTTGCTAAATCACTGGATTTCATAGGCTACTTTTTCAAGATAAATGAATTAGTGACTTTGAAATCACACGTAACGGGAAATGAGGAAATCATGGTGTTTTCCTATCATGATGTTCAGTTTGATAGTGACTCCTAAAACGTAATTGGTGGCATgggaattaaaaagaaaatgtaatttagcACAAAGATTTGTGCCTCTTGTAGTGCTCTCATGTCCAtattgaaaataatgaaatggCACGCTATCCTActaattaatatatgaaaatttaagTCAAGGTCAGACTATATTGCATATGGGAAAAATATTCTTATGCATTTCTTAGTTTCACACGCGTTGTTCACTGTTTTTAAACATGCCCACACTTAAAAGATATGAAATAAGTGAGGTATATGGACGATTTATAATATCGAATATGTAGTAATTAGTGTCCATTTTTTATTATGGGTGCCACCCTCACAACTCAACTTTCACTGTCTTGTTCGAGATTAGGTCACAAAtggatgaaaaataattaacttCATTTACAAACTAGTTTAGAAAGAGACATTTCAAACCGTTGAttgcatgtttttattatattcttcatatttgcaaaagtttaagaagatcaagattattaattatgtcatcaatgacatatttaaatttctagtttttgtattaaaatattatgtttagaaaataagtttattaatagaataataaataatattccaTTTGAACCAAATTTGATgtgtattaaaaacataaataacatataatttaatggtcaagttttcaaaatttacattcaataaaaaaatataagaggaGTTTTAAATGTTTCTCTTTAGAGAAACCTCTCCTTTTTTCCATTCCTATAAATATACAACCCAATACatcttttattcaatttagtGGTTCATGATCAACTAGGTCAAACCATAGATGTCTAAGAATTGTCACAATTGGATAATTAGGATTAATCAATGACTACTAAATTCGATTCTTTCTTCCCCTATGCCCATACAACAGAATGCTTTCTTTTAATTACATTTAATTGTTTGGTGGCCAACTAGGACTATTCAATGTCTCAGCGTTGTGACAAACTGAGAATTGACAGTTACTATGAACTTTTATACATagataataagaaaacaaaacatcTTTGAACCTAGTTGTAATATATACACCAACACTCCAAGTGGCTTGTCATGGTCTATGgactaattaaataatatctGAAACAGTGAACCCACTTAAGGCTAGGTTTTTTGAGTTCTCCAAACGGGGGAGCAAAATAAGACATAAAATTCAAGGATATGGGGAAAACCCTAATTGTGATTCAATGGTAGCACTATTTGTCATGTAGCAGAGAATAGTCCTTGCAAGGCATAATTCTAGAGTTGATCACTGCAAACGTTGCAGCAATGGTGATCATTGATATAGTGATGCTGGTGGTTTAACAGTGACAATAGTGATGATGATTAAAACCTATAGAACAATATGCAGTCCCTCCTACCTTTAAACTACATATCCTGCATCCATTTATACCATCTTCCCATTCCAAACTCTGCCACTGTGATGCTTATTTTCCATCATGACTACTGGCTAGTTAATTCATTAAGCCTCTAGCAGTACCTAATGCCATCAAAGCTACATCTCTTTTTTACCGCATTGTTACCATTATTCACTTTTGCTATCATTAGAAAAGTAGATCCAAAATATACACTGCACCATCACTTCCACTAATATCATTCAACATCATCACCTCTTCAGCATGTCACCGTCTTTCACTCCATCAATTCCGATAACAAGATGGAAAGGCAAACACttcccacaaaaaaagaaaaagaaaaaagaaaataagatttgAACCTTCAAAGATGTAAGTTATAATACTTCATAGCTCTTATTACTTGATTGTAAAATCAAAGAAGTGGGCTTAagtagattatatatatttaaaacttttactatCATTAGAAAAGTAGCTCCAACATACACGTTGCACCATCATTTCCACTAATAGCATTCAGCATCACCCCTTCTGCCCTTCAGCATGTCACCTTCTTTCACTCCATCAaacatccccccccccccccccccccactttcccaaaaaaccaaaaaacaatatatttgaaCTTCCAAAGATGTAAGTTATAATACTTCATAGCTCTTAAACTTGATtgtaactttatatatatatatagatagatagatagatagatagataatgtactaatgggttttgatttcatAACCCTACCTTCTACTCAATGGCCTAATAAGTTTGAATTTTATGTCAAGATTTATTTAGAACTTTTGTAATCTTAATTCTCCCAATAGTACAAGGGCCTAAGGCACACAATATTTTTGACACATATGCATGGTCTTTTGTAATTGTTACCTAATAAAAATAGTGATAATGGTAGACTTTTAAGTGCCTGTGAAGTTGCTCTGGTCACAATAATTTATATCaacaattatataatataaaaaaaaatggtatgtGCTAGCATTGCTCTAattctctaaaatttttaataatataagcTTTTCGAAAGCTTTGTAATTCAACTAGtactttttgttgttttcaacAAAGATGTACTTATCCAAATCTCCCCTCCCACATTGTCCTAACtattgaatttatcaaaaaaaaaaaaaaacctaagctCTCAACCAGTCCCTCCAATTGCTGCATTGGGAAGTCTGAAAGCTTCATTTTTGGAGTGCTTTGAACTACCCCAAGGGGTTGGTAGAAAGAATGCCAGTGGCCAAAACCCCTAGTGGAATCCATAAAGATGCAAAGCACCCAAGTTTGCAATGATGCTTTCAACAGAACTTTGGAAATCGTACTGTAAGGCTTGGATGAATTAGTACAAGTTAATAATCTGTTCAGCATGGAGACAAAAGCGAAAGTAGTGCTGTGAAAAGGGGATTAATGAAGAGTGACTGAACAGTTTGCACACTACTGAAAAAGACGGAAAATAAAGTACCAGATGATTACTATGGCATCAAAGACTCAAAATTGTGTCCTAGCTAGCCAATGACTAACCTGAAACTATTTCTTTCAACGTTAAAATGAGGCAGCACACACAACCACACAAGAATGGACTTAACTCCTCCTTAACCTCATCTCTTGCAATATACTCAACTTCCCTCTCCCCCACTCAAGCTTGTTCGAATATTAGAGAATAAATGTTGCACTACAGACATCATAGTACAATCCAAGCAATCACTTCCAACAGCATATTTGGTCGGAGTCTGAATCTATGATTGATATCTAATAAGAACTAAAATCCACAACCAATCCACACCCTTTCCTCTTCTCAATATACAGAAGAGGATAATTGAACCATCAACTTTGATATCACTTTCTCAATGCGAGTATGAACCATCAACATTCTGACATCCATCATACACACGCACAGGCTTACTGATAgataatttatatattcataATGTTTAGTTTTCAAtgcaatttgaaaatataagCATTATTTTCCAAAAGCACAGTTCCTTAACAAATagcatcaaaacaacaactaGTGCCAAccacataaaataaatagtcaCATTGAAATGACAAATCTCCCTCTCTTTCTATACCATTATACCCAACCCTTCCCCATAAAAgctcataagaaaaaaaaaaggtaaaattaaataaaaaattatttgctcCTCATCTGATCTTCATTGAGGACTGCAACATATACCCCCACCTAGTAACGGATacattagaagaaaaaataaaaaagacatggTCATGCATATATACATACAAATAAAAACCAACTTACTGAACCAGAAAGTTGCTCCAAAGGGTCCTCAATATGTTCAAGGAAAACCTTCCACACTGAAAGTTGactatgatgatgatgataccCAAGAGATGAGATGAAGAGGATCCGAGGTTCCTCTCAGCGCAATTAGTGAAGTCTCAACCTTGATAATAAAACTAACAGGTTGATTGTTTTTGCAGCTGACATGATCGCTCCGATCCAAGCTCCTCCCATCGTTACTTCAATACgaaatcttgtttttgtttttgttttttgtcaaatttttcttttgaaaccaACCCCACCTTGACCATAAAAATTCACTACAAACAGAAGTAATCAACAGAAACCTAGGtaactaaaaaatgaccaagAATATGACTAAAAAAGAGGGAGACAATTTCGAAAATGATGTCTGGTTTTTGCTAGATCAGAGAAGTGACCGATGACCCTATGTTTCCAGGATCATTCCAAGCACCCATATTTGTTGCATTCCAGTAAAGAGAAGGATCGGACAACCCAACTTGCTCCATATGATTATTCTGGCAAGAACCATTATTCCAATCCAACCTGCTGTTACCATCTTCTACTTTCACTTCTTTTATGCCAATCCCTGCAGCTTCAGCACTGTTACTCGCTATATGCAAGCCTTCAAATGGTGCCAAGCTTTGATAATGATTTGGTGCTCGATTGTCTTTCATAGCGCCATTCATGAATTTCTGTTGTTGAAAGTTAGAGGAGAGAAGGGAAGCAATGGTTGGAGAAGTAGTGGCAGTAGAAGACGAGGAACCAAAGATGGAATAATTTGAAAGAAGTGAGTTTGATGTGGAAGAAGGATTAAACCCATTTCGGTAATCATTTTCACTAGCATCATTAGCCATAATTCCAGAGGAAAATCCTAGTCCAAGAGCATTTAGTTGGGGTTGGAGATCATACCCAGAAACAGTTTCTACATTGGAAACTCTAGGATTGAACCTGGTGGGAAATGGAAGACTCACATCAGAAGGGTTACTGgataacccaaaaaacaaaggaTTAA
The sequence above is drawn from the Castanea sativa cultivar Marrone di Chiusa Pesio chromosome 5, ASM4071231v1 genome and encodes:
- the LOC142633285 gene encoding dof zinc finger protein DOF1.4-like, whose product is MLSKSNCEKMVVITPTTNEWPQNQIDDQKGMMASTGNRVMEKQVQEQQQQQQQQQQQALRCPRCDSSNTKFCYYNNYSLSQPRHFCKACKRYWTRGGTLRNVPVGGGCRKNKRVKRPSSASAIDGASSSSTPSANTIPPSQPHLDISSSTSNHHLNPLFFGLSSNPSDVSLPFPTRFNPRVSNVETVSGYDLQPQLNALGLGFSSGIMANDASENDYRNGFNPSSTSNSLLSNYSIFGSSSSTATTSPTIASLLSSNFQQQKFMNGAMKDNRAPNHYQSLAPFEGLHIASNSAEAAGIGIKEVKVEDGNSRLDWNNGSCQNNHMEQVGLSDPSLYWNATNMGAWNDPGNIGSSVTSLI